A stretch of Corallococcus macrosporus DNA encodes these proteins:
- a CDS encoding type II toxin-antitoxin system RatA family toxin → MRFTESIRIPCPRERVFAYTQDYGQRLVWDTFLREAVLMDGATEAGPGVKAWCVSWHGLGMETEYVSFQPPAVTAVKMTRGPRLFESFAGSWRFDEDGPGATRVTFTYAFELRRPFGGLTPLLKWTLTREVRGRLEDLKRRLDADVPGPA, encoded by the coding sequence ATGAGGTTCACCGAGTCCATCCGCATCCCCTGTCCACGCGAGCGCGTCTTCGCGTACACGCAGGACTACGGGCAGCGGCTCGTCTGGGACACGTTCCTGCGCGAGGCGGTGCTGATGGACGGCGCGACGGAGGCCGGGCCCGGCGTGAAGGCCTGGTGCGTGTCGTGGCATGGGCTGGGGATGGAGACCGAGTACGTGTCCTTCCAGCCGCCCGCCGTCACCGCGGTGAAGATGACGCGGGGCCCGCGCCTGTTCGAGAGCTTCGCGGGCTCGTGGCGCTTCGACGAGGACGGCCCCGGCGCCACGCGCGTCACCTTCACGTATGCCTTTGAGCTGCGCCGTCCCTTCGGCGGGCTCACGCCACTCCTGAAGTGGACGCTGACCCGTGAGGTCCGCGGGCGGCTGGAGGACCTGAAGCGGCGGCTGGACGCGGATGTCCCTGGCCCGGCATAG
- a CDS encoding OmpA family protein → MQRWKLGWLAVAGASALAVGCAHGPPPSELTAARQAYDDVSKSPEGRERPADVAAARAALQEAENEYAESKGSVRTRSLAYVALRKAEIAEARGQADLAAQQRAQAEAALRQQQESRAQTLARQQEEERARYEQQRQLYEQQRQQFDQQRQQLEAQRAQEAERMRSADAQQRQQMEAEMQQRLQQQQAEAQRLAELNQQLQQRTQELEQERQARLQAEQRASQALTRLQDENVKVREEARGTVVTLSGSVLFATNATELLPAARDRLSEVATALKESKSPLLIEGHTDSRGTEDYNAQLSERRAESVRNFLVNQGVPAERIQIRGMGEDRPVASNGTAEGRANNRRVEIVVERNVAGAQPSRSGGVGGSGAEQQPQGNHEQGQNAQPDSTGGSGTQPEPHGAGIDHQSPQPQQGTGSGAQQQVPQQPMDHGQ, encoded by the coding sequence ATGCAGCGTTGGAAACTTGGATGGTTGGCGGTGGCGGGAGCCTCCGCGCTCGCGGTGGGGTGTGCCCATGGGCCCCCGCCCAGTGAATTGACGGCGGCGCGCCAGGCCTACGACGACGTGTCGAAGAGCCCCGAGGGCCGCGAGCGCCCCGCGGACGTGGCGGCGGCCCGCGCGGCCCTGCAGGAGGCGGAGAACGAGTACGCGGAGAGCAAGGGCTCGGTGAGGACGCGCTCGCTGGCGTACGTGGCCCTGCGCAAGGCGGAGATCGCCGAGGCGCGCGGCCAGGCGGACCTGGCCGCGCAGCAGCGGGCCCAGGCGGAGGCCGCCCTGCGACAGCAGCAGGAGTCGCGCGCGCAGACGCTGGCGCGTCAGCAGGAGGAGGAGCGCGCGAGGTACGAACAGCAGCGCCAGCTCTACGAGCAGCAGCGCCAGCAGTTCGACCAGCAGCGCCAGCAACTGGAGGCCCAGCGCGCGCAGGAGGCCGAGCGCATGCGCTCGGCGGACGCGCAGCAGCGCCAGCAGATGGAGGCGGAGATGCAGCAGCGCCTCCAGCAGCAGCAGGCCGAGGCGCAGCGGCTGGCCGAGCTGAACCAGCAGCTCCAGCAGCGCACGCAGGAGCTGGAGCAGGAGCGCCAGGCGCGGCTCCAGGCGGAGCAGCGCGCGTCGCAGGCGCTGACGCGGCTTCAGGATGAGAACGTGAAGGTGCGCGAGGAGGCGCGCGGCACGGTGGTGACGTTGTCGGGCAGCGTGCTCTTCGCGACGAACGCGACGGAGCTGTTGCCGGCGGCGCGCGACCGGCTGTCGGAGGTGGCCACGGCGCTGAAGGAGTCGAAGAGCCCGCTGCTCATCGAGGGCCACACGGACTCGCGCGGCACGGAGGACTACAACGCGCAGCTGTCCGAGCGCCGCGCGGAGAGCGTGCGGAACTTCCTGGTGAACCAGGGCGTGCCGGCGGAGCGCATCCAGATCCGCGGCATGGGTGAGGACCGGCCGGTGGCGTCGAACGGCACGGCGGAGGGCCGCGCGAACAACCGCCGCGTCGAAATCGTGGTGGAGCGCAACGTGGCCGGAGCGCAGCCGTCGCGCTCGGGAGGCGTGGGCGGCAGCGGCGCCGAGCAGCAGCCCCAGGGCAACCACGAGCAGGGCCAGAACGCGCAGCCGGACAGCACGGGCGGCAGCGGCACGCAGCCCGAGCCGCACGGCGCCGGCATCGACCACCAGAGCCCGCAGCCCCAGCAGGGCACGGGCAGCGGCGCCCAGCAGCAGGTGCCGCAGCAGCCCATGGACCACGGGCAGTAG
- a CDS encoding 5'-3' exonuclease, with protein MRLHLVDGTYELYRAHYSPRPGTTAPDGRDVKATAGVMDSLLALLHDEEEAVTHLAVAFDNPIRSFRNALFAGYKGDEGVPPELRAQFDLVEEAVAALGVRVWSMKDQEADDALATAAARWAGEVEQVRLLTPDKDLGQCVRGQRVVQVDRRQQKVMDAEGVKAKLGVAPESVPDLLALMGDDADGIPGLPGFGAKGASAVLQAYGHLEAIPDSAAEWTVKVRGADKLAATLKASREDARLYRTLATLVEDAPLPGTASLADLEWKGVPEARFKAFCEGLGLKSLQRRPKRWAA; from the coding sequence ATGCGCCTGCACCTCGTGGACGGCACGTATGAGCTGTACCGGGCCCACTACTCGCCCCGGCCGGGCACCACCGCGCCGGACGGGCGCGACGTGAAGGCCACGGCGGGCGTGATGGATTCGCTGCTCGCCCTCCTGCATGACGAGGAGGAGGCCGTGACGCACCTGGCGGTGGCGTTCGACAACCCCATCCGCTCGTTCCGCAACGCGCTGTTCGCCGGTTACAAAGGTGACGAGGGCGTGCCGCCGGAGCTGCGCGCGCAGTTCGACCTGGTGGAGGAGGCGGTGGCGGCGCTGGGCGTGCGCGTCTGGTCCATGAAGGACCAGGAGGCGGACGACGCGCTGGCCACGGCGGCGGCGCGCTGGGCGGGCGAGGTGGAGCAGGTGCGGCTGCTCACGCCGGACAAGGACCTGGGCCAGTGCGTGCGCGGCCAGCGCGTGGTGCAGGTGGACCGGCGGCAGCAGAAGGTGATGGACGCGGAGGGCGTGAAGGCGAAGCTGGGCGTGGCGCCGGAGAGCGTGCCGGACCTGCTGGCGCTGATGGGTGACGACGCGGACGGCATCCCCGGGCTGCCGGGCTTCGGGGCGAAGGGCGCCTCCGCGGTGCTCCAGGCGTATGGACACCTGGAGGCCATCCCGGACAGCGCGGCGGAGTGGACGGTGAAGGTGCGGGGCGCGGACAAGCTGGCGGCGACGCTGAAGGCATCTCGCGAGGACGCGCGGCTGTACCGCACGCTGGCCACGTTGGTGGAGGACGCGCCGCTGCCGGGCACGGCATCGCTCGCGGACCTGGAGTGGAAGGGCGTGCCGGAAGCGCGCTTCAAGGCGTTCTGTGAAGGATTGGGATTGAAGAGCCTCCAGCGCCGGCCGAAGCGCTGGGCGGCATGA
- a CDS encoding glycoside hydrolase family 88 protein → MRLSRPGVTLWWMLALLVAPVANAFTDADAVRVFTYARAQLADTILELPGVTRSPKASLSNGTWTTVANTDRIAWTQGFFPGSMWFMFQVANEPYWRDRADLWTRPLEVQKTNTETHDLGFKMYTSYGNAWRLTGDPYYRDVLLTSAASLATRYNSTVGIIDCCDWNPNWNIPLVTDTMMDIELLLWGAQNGGPAVWRTMAVNHALRTLQDAVRANGSSFHYVDYNNDGTIRSRGTFQGYSASSTWARGQAWLIYGYTMVYRYTQDARFLTAARRVTDWYLANLPADRVPNWDFNAPSQSKDSSAAAVVASALLELSTLETDATRRTTYRNAALAMLDSLASPAYFAQGTNSPGLLLHGVGNYPAGQEINVSLIYGDYYFLEALLRFNPRPNYPWYSKLTLSRGQHLLGTNNTGVRIVEFDLTPLRDNLGGGVVGWTDSSTEVTAFNRLNMAVRMSEDGIFQVRNGAGYSWIRRVPYVRGQTYHFRMNVDLLAQRYTVWVTPPGAAELLLVDRAAFRSDGPPINDLGRAAVISTVEDSDFRVNNHRVYAPTASVAAALDIPAPMPEALWRELDAPERISRGPVVPSER, encoded by the coding sequence ATGCGATTGTCCAGGCCCGGAGTGACGCTGTGGTGGATGTTGGCGCTGCTGGTGGCGCCGGTGGCGAATGCCTTCACGGATGCGGACGCGGTGCGTGTGTTCACGTACGCCCGCGCGCAGCTCGCGGACACCATCCTCGAGCTGCCCGGCGTGACCCGCTCGCCCAAGGCCTCGCTGTCCAACGGGACGTGGACCACGGTGGCCAACACGGACCGCATCGCGTGGACGCAGGGCTTCTTCCCCGGGAGCATGTGGTTCATGTTCCAGGTCGCCAACGAGCCCTACTGGCGCGACCGCGCGGACCTGTGGACGCGCCCCCTGGAGGTCCAGAAGACCAACACGGAGACGCACGACCTGGGCTTCAAGATGTACACGAGCTACGGCAATGCCTGGCGGCTCACCGGCGACCCCTACTACCGCGACGTGCTGCTCACCTCCGCGGCGTCGCTGGCCACGCGCTACAACAGCACCGTCGGCATCATCGATTGTTGTGATTGGAACCCGAACTGGAACATCCCGCTCGTCACCGACACGATGATGGACATCGAGCTGCTGCTCTGGGGCGCCCAGAACGGCGGCCCCGCCGTGTGGCGCACCATGGCGGTGAACCACGCGCTGCGCACGCTCCAGGACGCAGTGCGCGCCAATGGCAGCTCGTTCCACTACGTGGACTACAACAACGACGGCACCATCCGTTCGCGAGGCACCTTCCAGGGCTACTCCGCCAGCTCCACCTGGGCGCGCGGGCAGGCGTGGCTCATCTACGGCTACACGATGGTCTACCGCTACACGCAGGACGCGCGCTTCCTCACCGCGGCCCGCCGCGTGACGGACTGGTACCTGGCGAACCTGCCCGCGGACCGGGTGCCCAACTGGGACTTCAACGCGCCCAGCCAGTCCAAGGACTCGTCCGCCGCGGCCGTCGTCGCGTCCGCGCTGCTGGAGCTGAGCACCCTGGAGACGGACGCCACCCGGCGCACCACGTACCGCAACGCCGCGCTGGCCATGCTCGACTCGCTGGCGTCGCCCGCGTACTTCGCGCAGGGCACCAACAGCCCGGGCCTGCTGTTGCACGGCGTGGGCAACTACCCGGCGGGCCAGGAGATCAACGTCAGCCTCATCTACGGCGACTACTACTTCCTGGAGGCGCTGCTGCGCTTCAACCCGCGTCCCAACTACCCCTGGTACTCGAAGCTGACGCTCTCACGCGGCCAGCACCTGCTGGGCACGAACAACACGGGCGTGCGCATCGTGGAGTTCGACCTCACTCCGCTCCGGGACAACCTGGGAGGCGGCGTGGTGGGCTGGACGGACAGCTCCACGGAGGTCACGGCCTTCAACCGGCTGAACATGGCGGTGCGCATGAGCGAGGATGGCATCTTCCAGGTGCGCAACGGCGCGGGCTACTCGTGGATCCGCCGGGTGCCGTACGTGCGAGGCCAGACGTACCACTTCCGGATGAACGTGGACCTGCTCGCGCAGCGCTACACCGTCTGGGTGACGCCGCCCGGCGCGGCGGAGTTGCTGCTCGTGGACCGCGCCGCGTTCCGCTCGGACGGACCGCCCATCAACGACCTGGGCCGCGCCGCGGTCATCTCCACCGTGGAGGACAGCGACTTCCGGGTGAACAACCACCGCGTCTACGCACCCACCGCCAGCGTGGCGGCCGCGCTGGACATCCCGGCGCCCATGCCGGAAGCCCTATGGAGGGAGTTGGACGCCCCTGAGCGCATCTCCCGGGGCCCCGTCGTTCCGTCCGAGCGCTGA
- a CDS encoding GNAT family N-acetyltransferase: MTDKSPVLLTTERLHLMLLPPDAAERVLAYHVANKDHLGPVSPDRPATFFSTSYWRTRLAQDREDFRHDVSLRVFLLPKGPPLALAPVIGNATLAHIRRGPLQAADLGYGLDHRHEGKGLMTEALRAFCDFAFGAMGLHRLQANHLPENLRSAAVLRRLGFIPEGYARDFLLINGQWRDHVLTSLVAPPEAGVRGGP; encoded by the coding sequence ATGACCGACAAGTCGCCCGTCCTGCTCACCACCGAGCGCCTGCACCTGATGCTGCTGCCGCCTGACGCGGCGGAGCGGGTGCTGGCGTACCACGTGGCCAACAAGGACCACCTGGGCCCGGTGTCTCCGGACCGCCCCGCGACCTTCTTCTCCACTTCCTACTGGCGCACGCGCCTGGCCCAGGACCGCGAGGACTTCCGCCACGACGTGTCCCTGCGCGTGTTCCTCCTGCCCAAGGGCCCGCCCCTCGCGCTCGCGCCCGTCATCGGCAACGCCACGCTCGCGCACATCCGCCGGGGGCCGCTCCAGGCCGCGGACCTGGGCTATGGCCTGGACCACCGCCACGAGGGCAAGGGCCTCATGACCGAGGCCCTCCGCGCCTTCTGCGACTTCGCCTTCGGCGCCATGGGCCTGCACCGGCTCCAGGCCAACCACCTGCCGGAGAACCTGCGCAGCGCCGCCGTCCTGCGCCGCCTGGGCTTCATCCCCGAGGGCTACGCGCGCGACTTCCTCCTCATCAATGGCCAGTGGCGCGACCACGTGCTCACCTCACTCGTGGCCCCCCCGGAAGCCGGCGTCCGCGGCGGGCCCTGA
- a CDS encoding sterol desaturase family protein, translating to MLPWLVLVAGVCFLIERLSLGWKLPRVRGWHLRVVLINLAQVGVVVLGGYTWDRWFSAHSVFHLSRYVGPGVGGVLAYLIATFVFYWWHRARHESDVLWRLFHQIHHSPQRLEVITSFYKHPLEMAANSLIGGLLVYTVLGLSPAAGAVYTACCALGEYFYHTNIRTPRWVGWFFQRPEMHRIHHEYGKHRNNYGDLPIWDMLFGTYDNPATWDATCGFDDAKEQRLGDMLAFRDVHRS from the coding sequence ATGCTGCCCTGGCTCGTCCTCGTCGCGGGTGTCTGCTTCCTCATCGAACGGCTGTCACTCGGCTGGAAGCTGCCCCGGGTGCGCGGGTGGCACCTGCGCGTGGTGCTCATCAACCTGGCGCAGGTCGGCGTGGTGGTGCTGGGCGGGTACACCTGGGACCGGTGGTTCTCCGCGCACTCGGTCTTCCACCTGTCCCGGTACGTGGGCCCGGGGGTGGGCGGGGTGCTGGCCTATCTCATCGCCACGTTCGTCTTCTACTGGTGGCACCGCGCCCGCCATGAGAGCGACGTGCTCTGGCGGCTGTTCCATCAAATCCACCACAGCCCCCAGCGGCTGGAGGTCATCACCAGCTTCTACAAGCACCCGCTGGAGATGGCGGCCAACAGCCTCATTGGCGGGCTGCTCGTCTACACGGTGCTGGGGTTGAGCCCGGCGGCGGGCGCCGTCTACACGGCCTGCTGCGCGCTGGGCGAGTACTTCTACCACACCAACATCCGCACCCCGCGCTGGGTGGGCTGGTTCTTCCAGCGGCCGGAGATGCACCGCATCCACCACGAGTACGGCAAGCACCGGAACAACTACGGCGACCTTCCCATCTGGGACATGCTCTTCGGCACCTACGACAACCCCGCCACCTGGGACGCCACGTGCGGCTTCGACGACGCGAAGGAGCAGCGGCTGGGAGACATGCTCGCCTTCCGCGACGTGCACCGCTCGTAG
- a CDS encoding group II truncated hemoglobin — MSMELKPPPSDGWVPTLDDTPFTRMGGEEAVHALAEAFYDVMDAEEPALAAIHELDEQGKVNRGTRQRFGMFLVGWLGGPQHYSATHGHPRLRMRHGHLPVDTAMRDAWLRCMQKAMDQRGISGGLRGFLNDRFAQVADFLRNTEG, encoded by the coding sequence ATGAGCATGGAATTGAAGCCCCCGCCGTCGGACGGCTGGGTCCCCACGCTGGACGACACCCCCTTCACCCGCATGGGCGGCGAGGAGGCCGTGCACGCGCTGGCGGAGGCCTTCTACGACGTGATGGACGCGGAGGAGCCCGCGCTCGCCGCCATCCATGAGCTGGATGAGCAGGGCAAGGTGAACCGGGGCACGCGCCAGCGCTTCGGCATGTTCCTGGTGGGCTGGCTGGGCGGGCCGCAGCACTACAGCGCGACGCACGGACACCCCCGGCTGCGCATGCGCCACGGGCACCTGCCGGTGGACACGGCGATGCGGGACGCGTGGCTGCGCTGCATGCAGAAGGCCATGGATCAGCGCGGCATCAGCGGCGGCCTGCGCGGCTTCCTGAACGACCGCTTCGCCCAGGTGGCGGACTTCCTTCGCAACACGGAAGGATGA
- a CDS encoding DUF4398 domain-containing protein has translation MRPKLFAAALLSVAALGCASKQVIPTSTHQQRVQAEAALRSAENSQAPNVPEAARHLEFARQQIADGERLIQEGEQEAAELRFRQAAADADLAAALARAVPLKSEARRASEQVESMRSGQ, from the coding sequence ATGCGCCCGAAGCTGTTCGCCGCCGCCCTGCTGTCCGTCGCGGCCCTTGGCTGTGCAAGCAAGCAGGTGATTCCCACGTCCACCCATCAGCAGCGCGTCCAGGCGGAGGCGGCGCTGCGCTCGGCGGAGAACTCGCAGGCGCCGAACGTGCCGGAGGCCGCGCGCCACCTGGAGTTCGCCCGCCAGCAGATCGCCGACGGTGAGCGGCTGATTCAAGAGGGCGAGCAGGAGGCCGCGGAGCTGCGCTTCCGCCAGGCGGCGGCGGACGCGGACCTGGCGGCGGCGCTGGCCCGGGCGGTGCCCCTGAAGAGCGAGGCGCGGCGGGCTTCCGAGCAGGTCGAGTCCATGCGCAGCGGTCAGTGA
- a CDS encoding FadR/GntR family transcriptional regulator encodes MERVGRVAYVEEQLERYISLGMLPRGQFASEEKLAREFNCCRGTVREAFRRLAARGLVVKHPGRKTRAVALDESLTLENLGLALHHRHTEEGRRLFEGFFSLKRQVLAELLADCCTKASASQVDQLESVCYALSDAARWHPGERCAELEFELLRLAAHAAARPGHLLLIQSLQRALRGNTARLLSFMGGDALRQWATCAMHALGERDVRTLQHQLPALMKACDEGVLDAFAPAPREAVLPEEPEATMPASSQDGTLEVRTCGEERGLDCLVPDTLDTDDTAAFKEALPLTSDSGAHNDGDVTGVASGRLGSSASSPEGVLQPEPPSTTGPAGCAPLASPWPAPPFAPEEQGPP; translated from the coding sequence ATGGAGCGGGTGGGACGCGTGGCGTACGTGGAGGAGCAACTCGAGCGTTACATTTCGCTGGGGATGCTGCCGAGGGGGCAGTTCGCCTCGGAAGAGAAGCTGGCGCGTGAGTTCAACTGCTGCCGGGGCACCGTGCGCGAGGCGTTCCGGCGACTGGCGGCGCGAGGCCTGGTGGTGAAGCACCCCGGTCGCAAGACGCGCGCGGTGGCGCTGGATGAGTCGCTGACGCTGGAGAACCTGGGCCTGGCGCTGCATCACCGGCACACCGAGGAGGGCCGGCGGCTTTTTGAGGGCTTCTTCAGCCTCAAGCGGCAGGTGCTGGCGGAGCTGCTGGCCGACTGCTGCACGAAGGCCTCCGCGTCGCAGGTGGACCAGTTGGAGTCCGTCTGTTACGCGCTCTCGGACGCGGCGCGCTGGCACCCCGGAGAGCGCTGCGCGGAGCTGGAATTCGAATTGCTGCGGCTGGCGGCCCATGCGGCTGCTCGTCCCGGGCATCTGCTCCTCATCCAGTCACTGCAACGGGCCCTGCGAGGCAACACGGCCCGGCTGCTGTCCTTCATGGGCGGAGACGCCCTGCGCCAGTGGGCCACGTGCGCGATGCACGCCCTCGGCGAGCGCGATGTGCGAACGCTCCAGCACCAGTTGCCGGCGCTGATGAAGGCTTGCGATGAGGGCGTGCTGGACGCTTTTGCTCCTGCACCTCGGGAGGCTGTACTTCCTGAGGAGCCCGAAGCCACCATGCCAGCCTCCTCTCAAGATGGAACTTTGGAGGTACGCACCTGTGGAGAGGAGCGTGGCCTTGACTGCCTTGTGCCAGACACCTTGGACACCGATGACACGGCAGCGTTCAAGGAGGCCCTTCCTTTGACGTCTGACAGCGGGGCTCACAACGATGGGGACGTGACGGGTGTGGCCTCAGGTCGGCTGGGTTCGAGCGCTTCCTCTCCGGAAGGGGTTCTCCAACCTGAGCCTCCATCCACCACCGGACCGGCGGGCTGCGCGCCTTTGGCTTCTCCATGGCCCGCTCCGCCCTTTGCTCCCGAAGAGCAGGGCCCACCTTGA
- a CDS encoding spore photoproduct lyase family protein, with protein sequence MTNLDLFLPDPAPRPAAVPAGPGPLDRLLKVSRIYLEPAVKEHARGREILARYPDAERVEVASHQHIPGLFGNEGNVEAWNRIKGSTLVLGVKKTLSFIANDRSSDFIAPSTANGCVMACAYCYVPRNKGYANPVTVFVNIDRIQDAIRKHAHKRGPKLEPNTVDPHAWVYDIGCNSDCSADAAISDNVRDLVRLFTTLPNAKASFATKLVNRELLTYEPQGRTRIRFSLMPHAPAKLLDVRTSPIAERIAAIDDFVAAGYEVHLNFSPVILHEGWQDGYVELFQQVDASISERAKKQLACEIIFLTHNAGLHEVNLGWHPKAEELLWRPEIQETKVSQGGGVNVRYRTGFKGRHVAEFKALLARHLPYCRVRYAF encoded by the coding sequence GTGACGAACCTGGACCTCTTCCTCCCGGACCCCGCCCCGCGCCCCGCCGCCGTCCCCGCGGGCCCTGGCCCGCTCGACCGGCTGCTGAAGGTGTCGCGCATCTACCTGGAGCCCGCCGTGAAGGAGCACGCGCGCGGGCGGGAGATATTGGCGCGCTACCCGGACGCGGAGCGGGTGGAGGTGGCCTCGCACCAGCACATCCCCGGCCTCTTCGGCAACGAAGGCAACGTGGAGGCGTGGAACCGCATCAAGGGCAGCACCCTGGTGTTGGGTGTGAAGAAGACCCTGTCCTTCATCGCCAACGACCGCAGCTCGGACTTCATCGCGCCGTCCACCGCGAACGGCTGTGTGATGGCGTGCGCGTACTGCTACGTGCCGCGCAACAAGGGCTACGCGAACCCGGTGACGGTGTTCGTGAACATCGACCGCATCCAGGACGCCATCCGCAAGCACGCGCACAAGCGAGGGCCCAAGCTGGAGCCCAACACCGTGGATCCCCACGCATGGGTCTACGACATCGGGTGTAACAGCGACTGCTCGGCGGACGCGGCCATCAGTGACAACGTGAGGGACCTGGTGCGGCTGTTCACCACGCTGCCCAACGCCAAGGCCAGCTTCGCCACCAAGCTGGTCAACCGCGAACTGCTCACCTACGAGCCCCAGGGCCGGACGCGCATCCGCTTCAGCCTGATGCCGCACGCGCCAGCGAAGCTGCTGGACGTACGCACCAGCCCCATCGCGGAGCGCATCGCGGCCATCGACGACTTCGTGGCCGCCGGCTACGAGGTGCACCTCAACTTCTCCCCCGTCATCCTCCACGAAGGCTGGCAGGACGGCTACGTGGAGCTGTTCCAGCAGGTGGACGCCAGCATCAGCGAACGAGCGAAGAAGCAACTCGCCTGCGAGATCATCTTCCTCACGCACAACGCGGGCCTGCACGAGGTGAACCTGGGCTGGCACCCGAAGGCGGAGGAGTTGCTGTGGCGGCCTGAAATCCAGGAGACGAAGGTTTCCCAGGGCGGAGGAGTCAACGTGCGCTACCGCACCGGCTTCAAGGGCCGCCACGTCGCGGAGTTCAAGGCCCTGCTGGCCAGGCACCTGCCGTACTGCCGGGTGCGCTACGCCTTCTGA
- a CDS encoding amidase, with protein sequence MASSRRQFLTHTVMGLASTAVSAAPDAGTSAPPAGAPPTFGAGPTVGPEVNPTTFAEAEKLMQVKLTPAERAQAAGNWRVSMAPLHERRTGPRKLALEPELSPASQWNPSLPGLKPTAPAKDRFVRGRDAKVPLPAKEEDIAFAPLTQLSRWVESRALTSERLTQLYLSRLKRHDPKLQCVITLTEELALQQARQADRDIAAGRYKGPLHGIPWGAKDLVDTAGIRTTWGAEPFRDRVPTTDAATVARLHRAGAVLVAKLSLGALALNDVWFGGETKNPWLPEEGSSGSSAGPGAATAAGLVGFSLGSETGGSIISPSMRCGITGLRPTYGRVPRTGAMTLCWSLDKLGPMTRGVEDSLLVLAALNGPDAGDVASVPAKLDFDANAPVKGLRVGYVPAWMKESPATDVDRQALERLKRLGMTPVEVQFPDWPYSTLNVLLFAEAAAAFEELTLSHGVDALKMQTPDAWPNLFRQARFLSAVDYVQADRLRRKVAQEMARIMSQVDVLLVPSLRDEALTITNHTGHPSLTLRTGFVEVSRARSDWAPDPKRPLPTFATPRRVPHGVTLIGQLFDEGTLGRVGIALERASGVAGERPPGF encoded by the coding sequence ATGGCCAGCTCGCGTCGGCAATTCCTGACCCACACCGTGATGGGACTCGCGAGCACCGCGGTCTCCGCGGCACCGGACGCGGGCACGTCCGCGCCGCCCGCTGGAGCGCCGCCCACGTTCGGCGCGGGCCCCACGGTGGGACCCGAGGTCAACCCCACCACCTTCGCGGAGGCCGAAAAGCTGATGCAGGTGAAGCTCACGCCCGCCGAGCGCGCCCAGGCCGCCGGCAACTGGCGCGTGTCCATGGCCCCGCTGCACGAGCGCCGCACCGGCCCGCGCAAGCTCGCGCTGGAGCCCGAGCTGTCACCCGCGTCGCAGTGGAACCCCTCGCTGCCGGGGCTCAAGCCCACGGCCCCCGCGAAGGACCGCTTCGTGCGCGGCCGCGACGCGAAGGTGCCGCTGCCCGCGAAGGAGGAGGACATCGCCTTCGCGCCGCTCACGCAGCTGTCGCGCTGGGTGGAGTCGCGCGCCCTCACGTCCGAGCGGCTCACGCAGCTCTACCTCTCCCGGCTGAAGCGCCATGATCCGAAGCTCCAGTGCGTCATCACGCTGACGGAGGAGCTGGCGCTCCAGCAGGCCCGTCAGGCGGACCGCGACATCGCGGCGGGCCGCTACAAGGGGCCATTGCACGGCATCCCCTGGGGAGCGAAGGACCTGGTGGACACCGCGGGCATCCGCACCACCTGGGGCGCCGAGCCCTTCCGCGACCGCGTCCCCACCACCGACGCCGCCACGGTGGCCCGGCTGCACCGCGCGGGCGCCGTGCTGGTGGCGAAGCTCAGCCTGGGCGCGCTCGCGCTCAACGACGTCTGGTTTGGCGGCGAGACGAAGAACCCGTGGCTGCCGGAGGAGGGCTCCTCGGGCAGCAGCGCGGGGCCGGGCGCGGCGACGGCCGCGGGGCTCGTGGGCTTCTCCCTGGGCAGTGAGACGGGCGGCAGCATCATCTCGCCGTCCATGCGCTGCGGCATCACCGGCCTGCGCCCCACCTACGGCCGCGTGCCGCGCACGGGCGCCATGACGCTGTGCTGGTCGCTGGACAAGCTGGGGCCCATGACGCGCGGGGTGGAGGACTCGCTGCTGGTGCTCGCCGCGCTCAACGGCCCGGACGCGGGCGACGTGGCCAGCGTGCCCGCGAAGCTGGACTTCGACGCGAATGCCCCCGTGAAGGGCCTGCGCGTGGGCTACGTGCCCGCGTGGATGAAGGAGAGCCCCGCCACGGACGTGGACCGCCAGGCGCTGGAGCGGCTCAAGAGGCTGGGGATGACGCCGGTGGAGGTCCAGTTCCCCGACTGGCCGTACTCCACCCTCAACGTCCTCCTCTTCGCGGAGGCCGCCGCCGCCTTCGAGGAGCTCACGCTCAGCCACGGCGTGGACGCGTTGAAGATGCAGACGCCCGACGCGTGGCCCAACCTCTTCCGCCAGGCCCGCTTCCTCTCCGCGGTGGACTACGTCCAGGCGGACCGGCTGCGCCGCAAGGTGGCCCAGGAGATGGCGCGCATCATGTCCCAGGTGGACGTGCTGCTCGTGCCGTCGCTGCGGGACGAGGCCCTCACCATCACCAACCACACGGGCCATCCTTCCCTCACGCTGCGCACCGGTTTCGTGGAGGTGTCCAGGGCCCGCAGCGACTGGGCCCCGGACCCCAAGCGCCCCCTGCCCACCTTCGCCACCCCGCGCCGCGTCCCCCACGGCGTGACGCTCATCGGCCAGCTCTTCGACGAGGGCACCCTGGGCCGCGTGGGCATCGCGCTGGAAAGGGCCTCCGGCGTCGCCGGGGAGCGTCCGCCCGGCTTCTAG